A region of Paractinoplanes abujensis DNA encodes the following proteins:
- a CDS encoding FAD-binding oxidoreductase, with protein sequence MDVWNGAVKHRPAAVVRPVTAEQVAQAVVERGELALSVRSGGHDPAGRSVRDGGLVLDIRDLSTVHIDAGRRIARIGGGATSAAVAAAAAAHGLAAAAGNVGSVGFAGLSLGGGYGPLSGSYGLAVDNIVGAQVVLADGRIVETDETREPELFWAIRGGGGNFGVVTELRVRLHPVEQLTAGILFFAWAEAEQLFPLLARYMHDAPEALTTQLGVFTAPGGGPGLFALPAWSGHPDEGRAEIDKFAALGTLTSARISEMGYADLMALYETLTPPGRQVAMRTRTVPEITPAVARALVHAGDTLTTPMSGIPINHLRGPSTKVGPGDTAFAYRAPHFVAEIAAVWHPDLPGEHAAWAHDVWAELGPHSLPGGYVNLIGPQDQDQADAAYGPHTDRLLHAKQTYDPAGVFSATALPRPLT encoded by the coding sequence GTGGACGTGTGGAACGGGGCCGTCAAGCACCGCCCGGCTGCAGTGGTGCGGCCCGTAACCGCCGAGCAGGTGGCGCAAGCCGTCGTCGAACGGGGCGAGCTGGCCCTGTCGGTACGGTCAGGCGGGCACGATCCCGCCGGCCGTTCGGTCCGCGACGGCGGACTCGTGCTGGACATCCGCGACCTGAGCACGGTTCACATCGACGCCGGCCGCCGGATCGCGCGGATCGGCGGGGGCGCCACCTCCGCCGCCGTGGCGGCCGCGGCCGCCGCTCACGGGCTGGCCGCCGCGGCCGGCAACGTCGGCTCGGTCGGGTTCGCCGGGCTCAGCCTCGGTGGCGGGTACGGTCCCCTGTCCGGCTCGTACGGTCTGGCCGTGGACAACATCGTCGGCGCGCAGGTGGTGCTGGCCGACGGCCGCATCGTCGAGACCGACGAGACGCGCGAGCCGGAGCTGTTCTGGGCGATCCGGGGTGGCGGGGGCAACTTCGGTGTCGTCACCGAACTGCGGGTCCGGCTGCATCCCGTCGAGCAGCTCACCGCCGGCATCCTCTTCTTCGCCTGGGCGGAGGCCGAGCAGCTGTTCCCGCTGCTGGCCCGCTACATGCACGACGCGCCGGAGGCCCTCACCACCCAGCTCGGCGTCTTCACCGCACCCGGCGGCGGGCCGGGACTGTTCGCGCTGCCCGCCTGGTCCGGCCATCCCGACGAGGGCCGGGCCGAGATCGACAAGTTCGCGGCCCTGGGCACCCTGACGTCCGCCCGGATCAGCGAGATGGGCTACGCCGACCTGATGGCGCTGTACGAAACGCTGACCCCGCCCGGCCGGCAGGTCGCCATGCGGACCCGCACGGTCCCGGAGATCACGCCCGCCGTCGCGCGCGCCCTGGTGCACGCCGGGGACACGCTGACCACGCCGATGTCCGGCATCCCGATCAACCATCTCCGCGGACCGTCCACGAAGGTCGGCCCCGGTGACACCGCCTTCGCCTACCGTGCCCCGCACTTCGTGGCCGAGATCGCCGCGGTGTGGCATCCCGATCTGCCCGGCGAGCACGCCGCGTGGGCGCACGACGTGTGGGCCGAGCTCGGACCGCACTCACTGCCGGGCGGTTACGTCAACCTCATCGGGCCGCAGGACCAGGATCAGGCCGACGCCGCGTACGGTCCCCACACGGATCGCCTGCTCCACGCGAAGCAGACCTACGATCCGGCCGGCGTCTTCTCCGCGACCGCGCTGCCCCGGCCGCTGACGTAG
- a CDS encoding SDR family oxidoreductase, producing the protein MAYLVTGASSGIGRAIATHLAGRGHEVVAGVRRVADAPPGRGIRPLLLDVTDGAQLAAAAKEIERLDGLVNNAGVTFAGPLEYLPLERLRDQLEINVVGLLAVTQAFLPAIRAGQGRVVMIGSAGGLVATPFLGAYNASKFALEAISDALRQELRPWRVPVVIIESGSHKSRNRAGTEVALKADMERLGEQAKGRYGSALEAFIRFSRKVEDGAGDPGRVAAVVERALTTRRPRARYFAGADVRGVVAMSRLLPTGAMDALLSRTVGLPH; encoded by the coding sequence ATGGCCTACCTCGTCACAGGAGCTTCCAGCGGCATCGGCCGGGCGATCGCAACACATCTGGCCGGCCGGGGGCACGAAGTCGTCGCCGGGGTGAGGCGGGTCGCCGACGCTCCGCCGGGCCGGGGAATCCGTCCCTTGCTGCTGGACGTCACCGACGGCGCTCAGCTCGCCGCGGCCGCGAAGGAGATCGAGCGGCTCGACGGTCTGGTCAACAACGCCGGAGTCACCTTCGCCGGCCCGCTGGAGTATTTGCCGCTGGAGCGCCTGCGGGACCAATTGGAGATCAACGTCGTCGGGCTGCTCGCGGTGACGCAGGCGTTCCTGCCCGCGATCCGGGCCGGACAGGGCCGGGTCGTCATGATCGGTTCGGCCGGAGGCCTCGTCGCCACCCCCTTCCTCGGCGCCTACAACGCCTCGAAGTTCGCGCTGGAGGCGATCTCCGACGCGTTGCGTCAGGAACTGCGGCCCTGGCGGGTGCCCGTGGTGATCATCGAATCGGGGAGCCACAAGTCGCGGAACCGGGCCGGCACCGAGGTCGCCCTGAAGGCCGACATGGAACGCCTGGGGGAGCAGGCCAAGGGTCGTTACGGTTCCGCCCTGGAGGCCTTCATCCGCTTCAGCCGGAAGGTGGAGGACGGCGCCGGGGACCCCGGCCGGGTCGCGGCCGTCGTCGAACGTGCTCTGACCACTCGCCGGCCCCGGGCGCGTTACTTCGCCGGGGCCGATGTGCGCGGCGTCGTGGCGATGAGCCGGCTGCTGCCGACCGGAGCCATGGACGCCTTGCTTTCCCGTACGGTCGGTCTGCCCCATTGA
- a CDS encoding alpha/beta fold hydrolase yields the protein MSSDNRRTRVLVHGVPETTAIWQPLLSELAALGAGNVVTLNPPGFGAPLPAGFEATLDGYRDWLIDELTTFDAPVDLVGHDFGGIHAAWVMMDRPDLIHSWANDVLGVLEPDYEWHETARIWQTPEVGEAFNKDVFTGTDAYRAGLLRKAGIPSPTAEQVAPALNADMERAVLSLYRSAAQPVMAERGRDLTKAAARPGLAIIGTADHAVGSVEQRRRAAGRAGAKEIREMAGSDHWWMLEDPKRAALMLTAFWATV from the coding sequence ATGTCCAGCGACAACCGCCGTACGCGGGTATTGGTTCACGGAGTTCCCGAGACCACGGCCATCTGGCAGCCGCTGCTGAGCGAACTGGCCGCGCTCGGCGCCGGGAACGTGGTCACGCTGAACCCGCCCGGCTTCGGCGCACCGCTGCCCGCGGGCTTCGAGGCGACCCTCGACGGCTACCGGGACTGGCTGATCGACGAGCTCACGACGTTCGACGCGCCGGTCGACCTGGTGGGCCACGACTTCGGCGGCATTCACGCGGCTTGGGTCATGATGGACCGTCCCGATCTGATCCACAGCTGGGCCAACGACGTGCTCGGGGTCCTGGAGCCGGATTACGAGTGGCACGAGACCGCCCGGATCTGGCAGACCCCCGAGGTCGGCGAGGCCTTCAACAAGGACGTGTTCACCGGCACCGACGCCTACCGGGCCGGCCTGCTGCGCAAGGCCGGCATCCCGTCACCGACGGCCGAACAGGTCGCCCCGGCTCTGAACGCCGACATGGAACGGGCGGTTCTTTCGCTGTACCGTTCGGCCGCCCAGCCGGTCATGGCCGAGCGGGGCCGGGACCTGACCAAGGCGGCCGCCCGGCCCGGGCTGGCCATCATCGGCACAGCCGACCACGCCGTCGGCTCGGTCGAGCAGCGCCGCCGGGCCGCCGGACGCGCCGGCGCCAAGGAGATCCGCGAGATGGCGGGCTCCGATCACTGGTGGATGCTCGAGGACCCGAAGCGAGCCGCCCTCATGCTGACCGCGTTCTGGGCGACCGTCTGA
- a CDS encoding helix-turn-helix domain-containing protein, translating to MTAIRKGHPMDLNGATHPTFAAFQDAWAAQLGDGLPMPAFDQATKADYRGRARVARLRDITVVDAHAVSALRTLEDPDDVEDLVKMYVVRRGTWTLGGAPLAAGHTAVPAGQFLLHHMVRPTPFETAPQTNAKILVLPAAVLASELGNRAVVGPADSAEVRLLTAHTGMVMATLAGLGPAGAEAAYRSLLELAKAVAAGRFDDAEPVLAPALTRAAKDLADQRLRDRELSPVMLARALRVSPRTLQRAFAAAGEPAGAYIRRRRLEQARLALGAPGRRVSVTEIAASWHFADSSHFSRAFKAHYGLTPGEYARSEAQARRSGWR from the coding sequence ATGACCGCCATCCGGAAGGGACATCCGATGGACCTCAACGGCGCTACGCATCCGACGTTCGCCGCCTTCCAGGACGCGTGGGCGGCACAGCTCGGTGACGGTTTGCCGATGCCGGCTTTCGACCAGGCCACCAAGGCGGACTACCGCGGCCGGGCACGGGTGGCCCGGCTGCGCGACATCACGGTCGTCGACGCGCATGCCGTCTCGGCCCTGCGGACCCTGGAGGATCCGGACGACGTCGAGGACCTGGTGAAGATGTACGTCGTACGGCGTGGAACGTGGACGCTGGGCGGTGCGCCGCTCGCCGCCGGCCACACCGCCGTACCGGCCGGGCAGTTCCTCCTCCATCACATGGTGCGGCCCACGCCGTTCGAGACGGCACCGCAGACGAACGCGAAGATTCTCGTGCTGCCCGCCGCCGTGCTCGCCTCCGAGCTCGGTAACCGGGCCGTCGTCGGACCGGCGGACTCGGCCGAGGTCCGCCTGCTGACTGCGCACACCGGCATGGTCATGGCCACCCTCGCCGGCCTGGGCCCGGCCGGTGCCGAAGCCGCCTACCGCAGTCTGCTGGAGCTGGCGAAAGCCGTTGCGGCGGGCCGGTTCGACGATGCGGAGCCGGTGCTGGCGCCCGCGCTCACGCGGGCCGCGAAGGATCTGGCCGACCAGCGGCTGCGTGATCGCGAGCTGTCGCCGGTGATGCTGGCGCGCGCGCTTCGGGTCTCGCCGCGCACCCTGCAACGAGCGTTCGCCGCGGCCGGGGAGCCCGCGGGCGCCTACATCCGGCGCCGGCGGCTGGAACAGGCACGCCTGGCCCTGGGCGCGCCGGGCCGCCGCGTGAGCGTCACCGAGATCGCCGCCTCCTGGCATTTCGCGGACAGCAGCCACTTCAGCCGGGCCTTCAAGGCCCACTACGGCTTGACGCCCGGGGAGTACGCCCGGTCGGAAGCCCAGGCCCGCCGATCGGGGTGGCGCTGA